In Gammaproteobacteria bacterium (ex Lamellibrachia satsuma), a single genomic region encodes these proteins:
- a CDS encoding type II toxin-antitoxin system VapB family antitoxin, whose translation MRTNIVIDDDLMANALKMTGLRTKREAVELGLKTLIKLKKQENIRRFRGKLTWEGDLDEMRSDD comes from the coding sequence ATGCGTACAAACATTGTAATTGATGACGACCTCATGGCTAACGCCTTGAAAATGACTGGCTTAAGAACCAAACGCGAGGCTGTTGAGCTTGGCCTTAAGACTTTGATTAAACTAAAGAAACAAGAGAATATTCGCCGATTCAGAGGCAAGTTAACTTGGGAAGGAGATCTTGATGAGATGAGATCAGACGATTGA
- a CDS encoding DUF4124 domain-containing protein: MGHISQWTVGFIVGLLIIPCTQAGIYKWVDEAGRTHYSDRPIAENRQEIELRTSPGNGTPPPIRNDRKATRQRMLDIYREERAARKEAKKKAQQKKTERTARCKEARSRLESYTTAGSIYDYTEEHGRRYFSYEERARFIEQLKADVAQWCRK, encoded by the coding sequence ATGGGACATATCTCTCAGTGGACAGTCGGTTTTATTGTCGGTCTGCTGATCATCCCCTGCACCCAGGCTGGCATCTATAAATGGGTGGATGAGGCGGGGCGAACTCACTACAGCGACCGTCCCATAGCCGAAAACCGGCAGGAGATAGAGTTACGCACTTCACCCGGTAACGGCACCCCACCTCCGATCCGCAACGACAGGAAGGCGACCCGGCAGCGCATGCTCGACATCTATCGTGAAGAGCGGGCGGCACGCAAAGAGGCGAAGAAGAAAGCACAGCAGAAAAAAACCGAACGCACGGCTCGCTGCAAAGAAGCCCGTTCAAGGCTGGAGAGCTACACAACCGCCGGCAGCATTTACGATTACACCGAAGAGCATGGACGGCGCTATTTCAGCTATGAGGAGAGAGCCCGATTCATTGAGCAGTTAAAGGCTGATGTGGCGCAATGGTGCAGAAAGTAA
- a CDS encoding accessory factor UbiK family protein, which produces MLDPKLIDDLAERLAGSVPGGIQILQDDLEKNLRATLEAGLAKLDLVTREEFDVQSAVLLRTREKLDRLEAIIRELEAKQSPGA; this is translated from the coding sequence ATGCTTGACCCGAAACTCATTGATGACTTGGCCGAACGGCTTGCCGGAAGCGTGCCGGGCGGTATCCAGATCCTGCAGGATGATCTGGAGAAGAACCTGCGTGCGACTCTGGAGGCCGGACTCGCCAAACTCGACCTGGTGACAAGGGAGGAGTTTGATGTGCAGAGCGCTGTGCTGCTCCGTACCAGAGAAAAACTCGATCGGCTGGAAGCCATCATCCGGGAGTTGGAGGCAAAACAGTCGCCAGGGGCGTAG
- the polA gene encoding DNA polymerase I, giving the protein MTSSKPFILIDGSSYLFRAFHALPPLANSKGEPTGAIVGVLNMLRRIIDDYSPEYIAVVFDAPGGSFRNQLYSEYKAHRPPMPEDLRVQIEPLHDIIRAMGLPLLMIEGVEADDVIGTLAQQATDLGLETLISTGDKDMAQLVNAHVSLVNTMSETFSDRQGVMDKFGVTPKQIIDYLALVGDSADNIPGVPKCGPKTAAKWLAAYGDLDNLMGHADEIKGKIGENLRNSLDFLPLSRTLTTIKLDVPLELGPKQYLPTPPDTGRLREHYTRMESSRLLSTLENRDTPAEVKPAVIEQHTIFEQHYETILTKADFNDWLIQLQQADLFAFDTETTSLDYMLAEIVGVSFSIEPGRAAYVPVAHSCPGTPQQLDREWVLTQLKPLLEDPTRAKVGQNLKYDMSVLARYDIELRGIAFDTMLESYVWDSTATRHDMDSLAKKYLGHETIHFEDIAGKGKKQLTFDQIPLEQAAPYAAEDADITLRLHQRLWPKIESESSLTRVLQSIEIPLVPVLSRIERNGVLIDREMLTAQSRELAEGMHNLEQQAYEVAGRPFNMASPKQIGQIFFEELELPIISKTPKGAPSTAESVLVELAEQGHQLPALILEHRGLSKLKSTYTDKLPEMVNPVTGRVHTSYHQAVAATGRLSSSDPNLQNIPVRSEAGRRIRQAFVPQPGWKMVAADYSQIELRIMAHLSGDEGLLQAFAEGKDIHRATAAEVFGETLEAVTPDQRRSAKAINFGLIYGMSAFGLAKQLGIERSAAQAYIDLYFSRYPGVRTFMDRTCESAHELGYVETLFGRRLYLPEINAREPRKAAAERTAINAPMQGTAADIIKRAMLDVDGWIESQHPPVRLLMQVHDELVVEVKEDYVETASVMLREKMESAAELAVPLVVDVGIGNNWDEAH; this is encoded by the coding sequence ATGACATCCAGTAAACCCTTCATCCTGATCGACGGCTCCTCCTATCTGTTTCGTGCATTTCACGCACTGCCGCCGCTAGCTAATTCAAAGGGTGAACCCACCGGGGCAATCGTCGGCGTGCTCAATATGCTGCGTCGAATTATCGACGACTACAGCCCGGAATACATTGCCGTGGTCTTCGACGCCCCTGGCGGCAGTTTTCGTAACCAGCTCTACAGTGAGTACAAGGCGCACCGTCCACCGATGCCGGAAGACCTGCGTGTGCAGATCGAACCTCTGCACGACATCATCCGGGCCATGGGGCTACCGCTACTGATGATCGAAGGCGTGGAGGCGGACGATGTCATCGGCACCCTGGCGCAACAAGCCACTGACCTGGGCCTGGAGACGCTGATATCCACCGGCGACAAGGACATGGCCCAACTGGTCAACGCGCATGTCAGCCTGGTCAATACCATGTCTGAGACCTTCTCCGACCGTCAGGGCGTGATGGACAAATTTGGCGTCACACCGAAACAGATCATCGACTATCTGGCACTGGTGGGGGACAGCGCGGACAATATTCCCGGCGTGCCGAAGTGCGGTCCCAAAACCGCCGCCAAATGGCTTGCCGCCTACGGCGATCTCGACAATCTCATGGGCCACGCCGACGAGATCAAAGGCAAGATCGGCGAAAACCTGCGCAACAGCCTCGACTTCCTGCCCCTCTCGCGCACCCTCACCACCATCAAGCTGGACGTGCCGCTGGAACTTGGGCCGAAGCAGTATCTGCCGACCCCACCGGATACCGGGCGGTTGCGCGAACACTACACCCGCATGGAGTCCTCCCGGCTGCTCTCCACGCTGGAAAACCGTGACACGCCCGCGGAGGTGAAACCAGCCGTTATTGAACAGCACACCATCTTCGAGCAGCACTATGAGACCATCCTGACAAAGGCCGATTTCAACGATTGGCTAATACAACTTCAGCAAGCGGATCTTTTTGCCTTCGATACCGAAACCACCAGCCTCGACTATATGCTGGCGGAGATCGTCGGCGTCTCCTTTTCCATCGAACCGGGCCGGGCCGCTTATGTCCCGGTTGCCCATAGCTGCCCCGGCACACCACAACAGCTAGACCGTGAGTGGGTACTCACTCAGCTAAAGCCGCTGCTGGAAGACCCGACGCGAGCAAAGGTAGGTCAGAACCTGAAATATGATATGAGCGTGCTGGCCCGCTACGACATCGAACTGCGCGGCATCGCCTTCGATACCATGCTCGAATCCTACGTCTGGGACTCCACCGCCACCCGCCACGACATGGACTCGCTGGCAAAAAAGTATCTGGGGCATGAGACGATCCACTTCGAGGATATCGCCGGAAAGGGCAAGAAACAGCTGACGTTCGACCAGATTCCCCTCGAACAGGCGGCCCCCTACGCCGCAGAAGATGCAGACATCACGCTTCGATTGCATCAGAGACTCTGGCCAAAGATTGAAAGTGAGTCTTCACTAACACGCGTACTGCAGTCGATCGAAATTCCCCTGGTGCCGGTACTCTCCCGCATCGAACGCAATGGGGTTCTGATCGACAGGGAGATGCTTACGGCCCAGAGTCGGGAGCTCGCGGAAGGTATGCACAATCTTGAGCAGCAGGCCTATGAGGTCGCAGGGCGCCCCTTCAACATGGCTTCCCCCAAGCAGATAGGACAGATCTTCTTTGAAGAGCTGGAACTGCCGATCATCTCCAAGACCCCCAAAGGCGCCCCCTCAACCGCAGAATCCGTGCTTGTGGAACTTGCGGAGCAGGGCCATCAACTGCCAGCCCTGATCCTGGAGCATCGCGGCCTGTCGAAACTCAAATCGACCTACACTGACAAGCTTCCTGAGATGGTCAATCCCGTTACCGGACGGGTTCACACCTCCTACCACCAGGCAGTTGCCGCAACCGGCCGACTCTCATCCTCCGACCCCAATCTGCAGAACATCCCGGTGCGCAGCGAGGCTGGCCGCCGAATCCGCCAGGCATTCGTGCCCCAACCCGGCTGGAAGATGGTTGCCGCAGACTACTCCCAGATCGAACTGCGTATCATGGCCCACCTCTCTGGCGACGAAGGGCTGTTGCAGGCCTTTGCCGAAGGCAAGGATATCCATCGGGCCACCGCCGCCGAAGTGTTCGGCGAAACACTGGAAGCGGTGACCCCGGATCAGCGTCGTTCCGCAAAGGCGATCAACTTTGGTCTGATCTACGGAATGTCCGCCTTCGGACTGGCAAAACAGCTGGGAATAGAACGCAGTGCGGCGCAGGCGTATATCGACCTCTATTTCTCCCGCTATCCTGGCGTGCGGACGTTCATGGACCGCACCTGTGAGTCGGCCCATGAATTGGGATACGTCGAGACCCTCTTCGGACGCCGTCTCTACCTGCCGGAAATCAACGCCCGGGAACCGCGCAAGGCAGCCGCGGAGCGCACCGCAATCAATGCCCCGATGCAGGGCACAGCCGCAGATATCATCAAGCGCGCCATGCTCGACGTCGATGGCTGGATAGAGTCGCAGCACCCCCCGGTGAGACTGCTGATGCAGGTCCACGATGAACTGGTTGTGGAGGTAAAAGAGGATTACGTCGAAACCGCCAGCGTTATGCTGCGAGAGAAGATGGAGTCCGCCGCAGAACTTGCGGTTCCCCTGGTGGTTGATGTGGGAATCGGCAACAACTGGGATGAAGCCCACTAG
- a CDS encoding YdeI/OmpD-associated family protein: MAQDFTKLKRDRYQMPEYIKQALKNNGVAPDYESRPAYQQNDYIGWIERAKRQETKEKRLQQMVDELKVGGVYMKMKHPASRKNKR; this comes from the coding sequence ATGGCACAAGATTTCACCAAATTGAAAAGAGATAGATACCAGATGCCAGAATACATAAAGCAGGCATTGAAAAATAATGGTGTGGCACCTGATTATGAATCGCGTCCTGCATACCAACAAAATGACTACATTGGCTGGATAGAAAGAGCAAAAAGGCAAGAAACAAAAGAAAAACGTCTCCAGCAAATGGTCGATGAACTAAAAGTAGGCGGTGTTTATATGAAAATGAAGCATCCAGCATCACGCAAGAATAAACGGTAA
- a CDS encoding ammonium transporter, which produces MENQIFELQYALDTFYFLVMGALVMWMAAGFAMLEAGLVRAKNTTEILTKNVALFAIACTAYLVVGYDLMYDGGLFLNAIALDGAESADALTATVLKESAEAGFGGDSVYSNASDFFFQVVFVATAMSIVSGAVAERMKLWAFLLFAVVMTSVIYPMEGAWTWGGQSVFGLFSLGDDFGFSDFAGSGIVHLAGASAALAGVLLLGARKGKYSADGRVNPIPGANMPMATLGTFILWMGWFGFNGGSVLKLGDVASANSVAMVFLNTNAAAAGGVVAAMLVARMLFGKADLSMILNGALAGLVAITAEPSTPTPLVATLIGAVGGALVVFSIITLDKLKIDDPVGAISVHGAVGMWGLLAVPLTNDGATFIGQLVGLLTIFIWVFGASFVVWMIIKIVMGIRVSEEEEYEGVDIGECGMEAYPEFTGSRGSGL; this is translated from the coding sequence ATGGAAAATCAGATTTTCGAACTACAGTACGCCCTGGATACCTTTTACTTTCTGGTGATGGGTGCGCTGGTGATGTGGATGGCAGCAGGGTTTGCCATGCTTGAAGCGGGTCTGGTTCGGGCCAAGAATACGACCGAAATTTTGACCAAAAACGTGGCGCTTTTCGCCATCGCATGTACCGCCTACCTGGTTGTCGGTTACGACCTCATGTATGACGGCGGCCTCTTCCTGAACGCCATTGCGCTGGATGGAGCGGAGAGTGCGGATGCGTTGACCGCGACCGTGCTTAAAGAGTCAGCCGAAGCCGGTTTTGGTGGTGATTCGGTCTATTCAAATGCCTCCGATTTCTTCTTTCAGGTAGTGTTCGTGGCGACGGCTATGTCTATCGTCTCAGGCGCTGTGGCTGAACGGATGAAATTGTGGGCCTTCCTGCTCTTCGCCGTCGTGATGACCTCGGTCATCTATCCGATGGAAGGCGCATGGACCTGGGGCGGCCAGTCGGTCTTCGGCCTCTTCAGCCTGGGCGATGACTTTGGCTTCTCTGACTTTGCCGGCTCCGGCATCGTGCACCTGGCCGGTGCCTCTGCAGCCCTTGCAGGTGTGCTTTTGCTGGGCGCTCGAAAGGGCAAATACTCTGCCGATGGCCGAGTGAATCCGATCCCTGGCGCCAACATGCCGATGGCAACCCTGGGCACCTTCATCCTCTGGATGGGCTGGTTCGGTTTCAACGGTGGCTCTGTGCTCAAGCTGGGTGATGTTGCCAGCGCCAACTCTGTTGCCATGGTCTTCCTCAATACCAATGCGGCGGCTGCCGGTGGTGTGGTTGCAGCAATGCTCGTGGCACGCATGCTGTTTGGCAAGGCGGATCTCTCGATGATTCTGAATGGCGCCTTGGCTGGACTGGTTGCGATTACCGCAGAGCCCTCCACCCCGACTCCTTTGGTGGCAACACTGATTGGTGCAGTAGGTGGCGCGTTGGTGGTCTTCTCCATCATTACCCTGGACAAGCTGAAGATCGATGACCCGGTGGGTGCGATCTCCGTTCATGGTGCGGTGGGCATGTGGGGCCTGCTGGCTGTGCCGCTAACCAATGATGGCGCAACCTTTATAGGTCAGCTCGTCGGCCTGTTGACGATCTTTATCTGGGTATTCGGTGCGAGTTTTGTGGTTTGGATGATCATCAAGATCGTGATGGGTATCCGAGTCAGCGAGGAAGAGGAGTATGAAGGCGTGGATATCGGCGAGTGCGGTATGGAAGCCTATCCCGAGTTCACCGGCTCCCGCGGCTCAGGTTTGTAA
- a CDS encoding PIN domain nuclease, which produces MIFVDSSVWIDFFNGNLSIQTNRLDSLLGTEPIGLGDLVLIEVLQGFRHDRDYETAKELLTSLTIFDLGGQDIAVRSADNFRFLRKRGVTVRKTIDVMIATYCINNNLPLLHSDKDFEPFHLHLNLQNAISDT; this is translated from the coding sequence TTGATCTTTGTCGATTCTAGCGTTTGGATTGATTTTTTTAATGGTAATCTGTCTATTCAAACGAACAGACTTGATAGCCTGCTTGGCACGGAGCCAATAGGACTTGGTGATTTGGTTCTTATTGAAGTTCTGCAAGGCTTTAGACATGACCGCGATTATGAAACTGCAAAAGAATTATTAACTTCTCTTACCATTTTTGATTTAGGCGGCCAAGATATTGCTGTAAGGAGTGCAGATAACTTCCGCTTTCTACGAAAGCGCGGCGTGACCGTAAGAAAAACTATTGATGTAATGATTGCGACATATTGTATTAACAATAACCTTCCGTTACTCCATTCCGACAAGGATTTTGAGCCTTTTCACTTGCACCTAAACTTGCAGAATGCAATTTCTGACACATAA
- a CDS encoding LysE family translocator has product MMPIESIVAFVIASALLSLAPGPDNIFVLTQSALYGKKSGVLVTLGLCTGLIVHTIAVALGVAAIFQTSVVAFTVLKAVGALYLAYLAWQAFQASVSILEAPSSNLRSSGALYRRGIIMNITNPKVSIFFLAFLPQFASPGHGPIAPQIFLLGGIFICVALVVFCVIAFLAGALGGWLHNSPKAQVYLNRIAGTVFAGLALKLVTTSADGQ; this is encoded by the coding sequence ATGATGCCAATCGAATCAATCGTAGCGTTTGTCATCGCATCGGCTTTGCTAAGCCTTGCGCCAGGCCCGGACAATATCTTCGTACTTACTCAGTCAGCTTTATATGGTAAGAAATCAGGTGTTCTGGTTACGCTTGGTCTTTGTACGGGGTTAATCGTTCATACAATCGCTGTGGCGCTGGGTGTCGCCGCAATATTCCAAACTTCAGTCGTGGCATTTACTGTTCTGAAAGCAGTGGGGGCCTTGTACTTGGCATACTTGGCTTGGCAGGCATTCCAAGCATCGGTCAGCATCCTCGAAGCACCAAGCTCAAATCTGCGTTCTAGTGGTGCTTTGTACCGTCGCGGAATCATCATGAATATCACCAATCCAAAGGTATCGATTTTTTTCCTTGCTTTCTTACCGCAGTTCGCATCACCTGGGCATGGCCCAATCGCGCCGCAGATATTTCTTTTAGGTGGCATATTCATCTGCGTCGCCTTGGTGGTTTTTTGCGTAATAGCTTTTTTGGCGGGTGCCTTGGGCGGATGGTTGCACAACTCGCCGAAAGCCCAAGTCTATCTGAACCGAATTGCAGGCACCGTATTCGCGGGTTTGGCTCTGAAATTGGTAACCACTAGTGCAGATGGCCAGTAA
- a CDS encoding NADH-quinone oxidoreductase subunit F, protein MSLQSQNEKPNFLEKDTKLFNALFDVRFEEKMADRESDNPPSICIMVTKGTLDWAYPPFIIASTACALGWNVTMFFTFYGMGLLKKRLDLQLSGLGNPAMPMKMPYGPEWFREIEWKIPNLVMANVPGFENMATTMMSKTLADKGVAPISELRKVCIEEGVKLIACQMTFDLFGWPKNEFIDEISEWAGAATYLAIAQNSKVNLFM, encoded by the coding sequence ATGTCATTACAGTCACAAAATGAGAAACCTAACTTCCTTGAAAAAGACACCAAACTATTCAATGCGTTATTTGATGTGCGCTTCGAAGAGAAGATGGCGGACAGGGAATCTGATAACCCCCCTTCTATTTGCATAATGGTTACAAAAGGGACCCTGGACTGGGCCTATCCCCCATTTATAATTGCTTCTACGGCATGCGCACTTGGTTGGAATGTCACCATGTTTTTTACCTTCTACGGCATGGGCCTACTCAAAAAGCGATTGGATCTGCAACTCAGTGGACTGGGCAATCCAGCTATGCCGATGAAAATGCCATACGGACCGGAGTGGTTTCGCGAAATAGAGTGGAAGATACCTAACCTGGTTATGGCCAATGTCCCAGGATTCGAGAACATGGCTACAACCATGATGAGTAAGACTCTGGCAGACAAAGGTGTCGCACCGATTAGCGAGTTGCGAAAAGTTTGTATCGAAGAGGGCGTCAAACTTATTGCCTGCCAGATGACGTTTGACCTCTTCGGTTGGCCAAAAAATGAGTTCATCGACGAGATTTCCGAATGGGCTGGTGCAGCCACCTATCTGGCTATCGCGCAGAATTCCAAGGTGAATCTGTTCATGTAG
- a CDS encoding P-II family nitrogen regulator: MKMISAIIKPFKLDDVREALSEIGIAGITVTEVKGFGRQKGHTELYRGAEYVVDFLPKIKIDIAVDESAVDQVVDAVTKAAKTGKIGDGKIFVMPVEQVVRVRTGETGPDAL; encoded by the coding sequence ATGAAAATGATTTCCGCAATCATCAAGCCCTTCAAGCTCGATGACGTTCGAGAGGCACTCTCTGAGATCGGCATCGCCGGCATCACGGTAACCGAAGTCAAAGGTTTCGGGCGCCAGAAAGGTCACACAGAACTCTACCGCGGCGCTGAATACGTGGTGGATTTTCTGCCCAAGATCAAGATCGATATCGCCGTTGACGAGTCTGCGGTTGACCAAGTGGTCGATGCGGTCACCAAAGCCGCCAAAACAGGCAAGATCGGCGATGGCAAGATCTTTGTCATGCCCGTCGAGCAGGTGGTCCGTGTACGCACGGGCGAAACCGGCCCGGACGCACTCTAG
- a CDS encoding ATP-binding protein: MDIQLADVTIHVDKNVGAEERSGIEEVLRNIDGVVSVHNPVEAAHLFLVGYSPEKANSHDLLSAVTGKYGHGELVGL; this comes from the coding sequence ATGGATATTCAACTTGCTGATGTCACCATCCATGTCGATAAAAATGTAGGCGCAGAAGAGCGTTCCGGTATAGAAGAGGTATTACGAAATATCGATGGTGTTGTAAGCGTGCACAATCCAGTTGAGGCAGCTCATTTGTTTCTCGTGGGATATAGTCCAGAAAAGGCCAATTCGCATGATTTGCTGAGTGCCGTGACTGGAAAATACGGACATGGAGAGTTAGTCGGTCTCTGA
- a CDS encoding GGDEF domain-containing protein has translation MSELMPCFHIDLPDKAQQHHAAALDFLERHGISPNPICYAIAYEYDAGRKPELNLEIESHLDKGRDLDAHYLREFFDTHFMGQSDEKMGEHIADLHNLLYKVLEGVSGACSGAADFGKVLEAQTEELKGDVDMAGLKEIAGNLLTATKKAISSNQSMRDQLESVEKDTSDLKSQVKQLQDQASRDSLTGLYNRNALSQQLDSMIERGASKEAPLSLLMVDIDHFKRFNDNFGHLIGDEVIRRVSMALQQGVRNVDVAARFGGEEFTVVLPGTGLDKAMEVAQKLHEAISKLVLVRRSTKEKLPGITVSMGASCLHPGDSRESLIERADQALYHAKESGRNRIVSETETLIH, from the coding sequence ATGTCTGAACTCATGCCCTGCTTTCACATTGATCTGCCGGACAAAGCGCAACAGCATCATGCTGCAGCGCTTGATTTTCTCGAGCGACATGGAATTTCGCCAAATCCAATTTGTTACGCGATTGCCTATGAGTATGATGCCGGCCGCAAGCCGGAGTTGAATCTGGAGATCGAATCGCATCTGGATAAAGGAAGGGATCTTGATGCGCACTACCTTAGGGAGTTTTTTGATACCCATTTTATGGGACAGTCGGATGAAAAGATGGGTGAACATATCGCCGATCTGCACAATCTGCTCTATAAGGTGTTGGAGGGCGTCTCCGGCGCCTGCTCAGGTGCAGCTGATTTCGGCAAGGTGCTTGAGGCTCAGACAGAAGAGTTGAAAGGGGATGTCGACATGGCCGGATTGAAGGAGATCGCCGGAAATTTGCTGACAGCCACAAAAAAGGCCATATCGTCCAATCAATCGATGCGCGATCAGCTCGAATCCGTTGAGAAGGATACCTCTGACCTCAAGAGCCAGGTCAAACAGCTGCAGGATCAGGCCAGCAGGGATTCTCTGACCGGGCTTTACAATCGTAACGCTCTGTCGCAACAGCTCGACTCTATGATCGAACGAGGTGCCAGCAAGGAAGCTCCGCTCAGCCTGTTGATGGTGGATATCGACCATTTTAAACGTTTTAACGACAATTTCGGCCATTTAATCGGGGATGAGGTTATCCGGCGGGTGAGTATGGCCCTGCAACAAGGCGTGCGGAACGTGGATGTCGCGGCGCGTTTTGGCGGAGAGGAGTTTACCGTGGTACTGCCGGGTACAGGTCTGGATAAGGCGATGGAGGTAGCGCAAAAGCTCCATGAGGCCATCAGTAAGTTGGTGTTGGTCAGACGTAGTACGAAGGAGAAGTTACCCGGTATTACGGTCTCGATGGGTGCCTCCTGTCTGCATCCGGGTGATTCGCGGGAGTCACTTATTGAGCGGGCCGATCAGGCCCTCTATCACGCCAAGGAGAGTGGTCGAAATCGTATTGTCAGCGAAACCGAGACCTTGATTCATTGA
- a CDS encoding YifB family Mg chelatase-like AAA ATPase: protein MSLAILYCRAREGIKAPLVTVEVHLANGLPSLSIVGLPELAVRESKDRVRGALLNSHFEFPARRIIINLAPADLPKEGGRFDLPIALGILAASGQLRLEGLDNYEFVGELALSGALRPIKGVLPVALAARDAGRSLILPQENIAEAALVQGGQALSATHLLEVCAHLDGREKIPDWEAGNETPIVDSLPDLADVQGQHQARRALEIAAAGAHSLLYLGPPGTGKSMLATRLPGILPEMTEVEALESAAIRSVAGRTLEVARWRQRPFRAPHHTASAVALVGGGGNPKPGEISLAHHGVLFLDELPEFERRVLEVLREPMETGQITISRASRQAEYPAHFQLIAAMNPCPCGHLGDGTSRCRCTSEQIARYRGRISGPLLDRIDMHVEVPRQDIQLISRPQSSVAESSAQVRCRVAAARLLQQARQGKPNRALEGVDVDRFAPPDEAGRQLLQRAMERLGLSMRAYHRILKVARTIADLEGEAQIQSVHLSEAIGLRRFDRTLPGTTPI from the coding sequence ATGTCACTCGCAATCCTCTATTGCCGCGCCCGTGAGGGCATCAAGGCGCCGCTCGTCACCGTCGAGGTGCATCTCGCCAACGGTCTTCCCAGCCTCTCCATCGTAGGCCTGCCTGAACTGGCGGTCCGGGAGAGCAAGGATCGTGTGCGTGGGGCGCTGCTCAACAGCCATTTCGAGTTTCCGGCCCGACGTATCATTATCAATCTCGCCCCTGCTGATCTGCCCAAAGAGGGCGGGCGTTTCGATTTACCCATTGCGCTGGGGATCCTGGCAGCCTCGGGCCAGTTGCGACTGGAAGGGCTCGATAATTACGAGTTTGTCGGTGAATTGGCGCTTTCCGGGGCGCTAAGACCGATAAAAGGGGTGTTGCCGGTGGCGCTGGCCGCCAGAGATGCCGGGCGCAGCCTGATCCTGCCCCAGGAGAATATTGCTGAGGCGGCGTTGGTGCAGGGTGGGCAGGCACTCTCCGCAACCCACCTGCTGGAGGTCTGCGCTCATCTGGACGGGCGGGAGAAGATTCCGGACTGGGAGGCCGGTAATGAAACGCCAATAGTGGACAGCCTGCCTGACCTTGCGGATGTCCAGGGACAACACCAGGCTCGCCGTGCCTTGGAGATCGCAGCGGCAGGCGCCCATTCGCTGCTCTATCTCGGTCCTCCGGGAACCGGCAAATCGATGTTGGCGACCCGCCTGCCTGGCATCCTGCCGGAGATGACAGAGGTCGAGGCGCTGGAGAGTGCGGCCATTCGATCCGTGGCAGGCCGGACGCTGGAGGTGGCCCGGTGGCGGCAGCGCCCATTTCGCGCACCTCACCACACGGCATCTGCGGTGGCTCTGGTGGGTGGCGGAGGCAATCCCAAGCCGGGGGAGATCTCCCTGGCCCATCACGGTGTGCTCTTTCTGGATGAGCTGCCGGAGTTTGAGCGGCGGGTGCTGGAGGTGCTGCGGGAGCCGATGGAGACGGGGCAGATCACCATCTCGCGGGCCAGTCGCCAGGCGGAGTATCCTGCCCATTTCCAACTGATTGCGGCGATGAACCCCTGCCCCTGCGGCCATCTTGGCGATGGTACCAGCCGCTGTCGCTGCACCAGTGAACAGATCGCCCGTTACCGTGGGCGTATCTCCGGTCCTCTGCTCGACCGCATCGATATGCATGTGGAGGTTCCCCGGCAGGATATTCAACTGATCTCCCGACCGCAGTCGTCTGTGGCGGAATCGAGTGCCCAAGTGCGGTGCAGAGTGGCGGCGGCGCGGTTGCTGCAACAGGCGCGCCAAGGCAAACCCAATCGGGCGCTGGAGGGAGTGGATGTGGATCGCTTTGCACCGCCGGACGAGGCGGGGCGGCAGTTGTTGCAGCGCGCAATGGAGCGATTGGGGCTCTCCATGCGGGCCTACCACAGGATTTTGAAAGTGGCCCGCACCATCGCAGATCTGGAGGGTGAGGCGCAGATCCAGTCGGTTCACCTGAGCGAAGCGATTGGACTACGGCGTTTTGACCGGACCCTGCCTGGCACTACGCCGATCTAG